CGAAGAACAGGGCCACGAGGGCGTACCACCACGAGAAGTTCGTGATGATGGCCTGCTGGACCGTGCCGATGGCGGCGGTCATGGGCTCCGGGAAGAGCAGGGTGGCGCCCACGAAGAGGAGCACCACGATCGTGGACGGCCAGAACACCCACGGCAGCAGGACGCGGGCGCCGGTCGCGGCGTCCGAGGAGGCCGGGGCGACGGCGGCGCTCGCCTCACGGGCGTCGGCGGCGCCCGCGGCGGGGGCGGCGGGATGCGCGCCGGCGGGGCCGGGCGGGGCGGACGGATGGGAGGGCGGGATCGACTCGCTCATTCTCAACACACTACGGGGCGTGCCTGATAGAGGGGGCCCGGGGCCCCGGCCGGCGTGGAGGGACTCACCCCGTCCCGTGAGGGGACTCACCCTGTCCGGCCCGCATTCCTGGCCGCGGCCGGGGGCGCGTCACTACCGTGGGGGCACCCCGCGCCCCCGCACACGCGAGGGGGCGCCCGCCCCGCCCGGGGCGGAGGAGACCACGAAGGGACGCCACCATGACCAGCACCCCGTACGAGGACGGCATCGACCAGCGCGAGCTGCAGGAGGACCTGCTGGCGGAGCCGGACTCCGCCACGGATCCGGGGCCCCAGGACGGCCGCGACGGCCAGCCGGTGCGCGGCAGCTCCGACGACCCGCAGCACTGGGCGGGCGACGGCCGCGCCGAGGACTCCCTGCGCAACGCGGAGTCGGAGGCCATGCACATCCAGCAGGACGCCGAGGACCGCACGCGCGCGGACGAGGGCGACGTCGAGATCCTCTGACGCCTGAGATGCCCTGACGGCCGGGATCCTCTGACGGCCGGGCGGCCGGCCGGGCGCGGCCTCGCCCGTGCCCGGCGCACCGCGCGCCCGCCCCTCAGCCCTGGTCCGGCACGAGGCCCGTGCGCAGCAGGGCGAGCGCGTCCTCCCGCCCCAGGAGCGGCTGGCGCATCTCGTCGCGCAGGAACTCGAGCATCGCGGCCGAGAGCCGCGGGTCCTCCGAGGCGATCGCGTCCACCGCCGTGGCAGCGTGGAAGTCGCGGGCGAAGGCGTCCGTGGCGGTCTGGAACACGCAGCTGTGGGTGGAGACGCCGCAGAGCAGCAGCCGGCCCACGCCGCGCCGCCGCAGCTGCGCGTCCAGGTCGGTGCGGTGGAAGGCCGAGTCGCGGGTCTTCACCACCTCCACGGCGCCGCGGGCCGCGCGCGCCACCTCGTCCAGCACGGCCGCCTGGCGCGTGCCGGGGAACGCGAAGCCCTCGCCGTCCTCGAGCATGTTCAGGGTCCACGTGGAGCGGTCCCGCTCGTGCTCCGTGCGCACCAGCACCACGGGCCGGCCCGCCTCCACGGCGGTCCGCACCAGCTCGACGACGGCCTCCGTGAGCTCCGCCTGACGGGCGGCCAGGTCGGGATGCTCGAAGTAGGAGTACTGCATGTCGACCACCACGAGGGCGGTCTCGCCGCCGGAAGGGCGCTCTCCGGCGATCGGCTCGGGGGCGGGTGCGGAGTCGGGCATCGTCCCAGTTTGGGCGCCGCCCCGCGCCCTGTCAGCCGTGCATCGCCCGGAGCCGAGCAGGCCCCCGGCACGACCGAGCCGCCCCGGGCACGACGAAGGCCCCCCGCGTCTGCGGGGGGCCTTCTCGAAGCGGTGGCTCCGACCGGCGTCGATCCGGTGACCTTACGATTTTCAGTCGTACGCTCTACCAACTGAGCTACAGAGCCCGGCGACCTTCGTCACCAGGATCATGCGTCACCGGACTCCGTTGCCGAATGCCGGTGATCGGATGATCCGAGCGACCCTGACGGGACTTGAACCCGCGACCTCCGCCGTGACAGGGCGGCGCGCTAACCAACTGCGCTACAGGGCCTTGTTCTGTTGTTCTCGCTGCTTTCGCAACGAGTGGAGACTCTACCAGAGCTTCCGCGCCTCGTGCAAACCGGCTTCGCCGCTCTGCACTCCGGCCGCCGAGGGCGGCGGTTCTGCGTACCCCCAACGGGATTCGAACCCGTGTCGCCGCCGTGAAAGGGCGGTGTCCTAGGCCTCTAGACGATAGGGGCAGGTCCGGTTCGAGATTCCCGAGGTGGACCCTGGGAGTCTATGGTGGCCGCACGCCCCCGGGCAAGTTCCTCCCCGGGGCCGCCCGCCGTCGTCGTGCCCCGCCGTCAGGAGCCCCCGTGAGCCACCCGCCCTCCCCCGGGACCCCCGCCTCCGCCTGGATGAGCGAGCAGGAGTTCGACGACGCCGTCTCCGCCGCCCTCACCCGCATCCCGGACGAGCTGGCGCGCCTGCTGACGAACGTCGTCGTGGTGGTGGAGGACGAGTACGAGCCGCAGCGCTGGGAGGACCCGGACACCGAGCTGTTCGGCCTCTACGAGGGCGTCCCGCTGACCGAGCGCGCCGAGATGCCGTGGCAGATGCCGGACCGGATCGTGGTGTTCCGCGGCCCGCTCACCCGCCACTGCACCTCCCGCGCCGAGCTGGAGCACGAGATCACCGTGACCGTGATGCACGAGGTGGGGCACTTCTTCGGGATCGACGAGGAGCGCCTGCACGAGCTCGGCTGGGGCTGAGCGGCGCCCGCGCCTGACCGCGGGCACGACGACGGCGGGCGGCCTCGCGTGCCGCCCGCCGTCGTCGTCGGGTGAGGTCAGTCCTGGTCGGCGACCGGACCGAACTTCGTCCGGGTGCCCAGGCGGGCGTCCTTGCGGAAGGGCACGACCATCACGGGGCCCTTCGCGTGGTCCGTGACGCCGCGGCTGGTGGAGCCCACGAGCGCGCCCGTGAACCCGCCCAGGCCGCGCGTGCCCACCACGGTGAGGCGCGCCGTCGCGGTCTGCTCGCGCATGACGTCCACGGGCGTGCCGTCCACGAGCTCCGTGACGACCTCCAGGCCGGGGAACTCGGAGGCGATCCACGCGGCGCCGGCGTCCAGGCGCTCGCGCAGCTCCTGCTCGCGGGCGGCTTCGTCCAGGGTCACGCCCAGCCATGCGGCGTTGCTGCCCACCGGGGGCAGCGCGCACACCAGCTTCAGCGGGGCCTGGCGGATGCGGGCCTCCTCCGCGGCCACGAGGGCGGCGGCGCGGCCCTGCTCGGAGCCGTCCACGCCCGCGACCACGGCGGCGCCGTCGGCGGCACGGCTGGCCTCGACGCCGGCGGGGATGATGGCCACCGGGCAGTGCGCGTGACCGGGCAGGGCGGAGGCCACGGAGCCGAGCAGCCGGCCGATGAACCCGCCGCGGCCGCGGCCGCCGGAGACCAGCAGCGAGGCGGCCTTCGAGAGGTCCACGAGCACGCCGGCCGCGTCGCCGACCTCCACGCGCAGCTCCGGGCGCACGCCGTCGGCGTCGAGCTTGGCGGCCACCTCGTCCAGGAGGACCTGCACGCCCTCGCGCAGGCGGGAGTCGTCCAGCACGGTGCCGCCGGCGTCCGCGTCGTAGCCCCAGTAGGCGGGGATCGAGTAGGCGGTCACGAGGGTCAGCGGC
The sequence above is a segment of the Micrococcus endophyticus genome. Coding sequences within it:
- a CDS encoding cysteine hydrolase family protein; the protein is MPDSAPAPEPIAGERPSGGETALVVVDMQYSYFEHPDLAARQAELTEAVVELVRTAVEAGRPVVLVRTEHERDRSTWTLNMLEDGEGFAFPGTRQAAVLDEVARAARGAVEVVKTRDSAFHRTDLDAQLRRRGVGRLLLCGVSTHSCVFQTATDAFARDFHAATAVDAIASEDPRLSAAMLEFLRDEMRQPLLGREDALALLRTGLVPDQG
- a CDS encoding metallopeptidase family protein translates to MSHPPSPGTPASAWMSEQEFDDAVSAALTRIPDELARLLTNVVVVVEDEYEPQRWEDPDTELFGLYEGVPLTERAEMPWQMPDRIVVFRGPLTRHCTSRAELEHEITVTVMHEVGHFFGIDEERLHELGWG
- a CDS encoding universal stress protein; amino-acid sequence: MSAQTQPAAPREDAPLGVLVGVDGSEQSVSAARWAQREAGLRGEPLTLVTAYSIPAYWGYDADAGGTVLDDSRLREGVQVLLDEVAAKLDADGVRPELRVEVGDAAGVLVDLSKAASLLVSGGRGRGGFIGRLLGSVASALPGHAHCPVAIIPAGVEASRAADGAAVVAGVDGSEQGRAAALVAAEEARIRQAPLKLVCALPPVGSNAAWLGVTLDEAAREQELRERLDAGAAWIASEFPGLEVVTELVDGTPVDVMREQTATARLTVVGTRGLGGFTGALVGSTSRGVTDHAKGPVMVVPFRKDARLGTRTKFGPVADQD